Proteins from one Streptomyces sp. NBC_00289 genomic window:
- a CDS encoding SAV_2336 N-terminal domain-related protein, with the protein MPSERPGSPEALIRLAQVLAEAGSGVRPTPLELAELLWLARHMESPAADPAAPPAPDPRPEDVRPPEAAEQPPPPPADARSTPPPGQPHDPPPRPPRAPLHLPAQRPPDATARPHTSLLAPAPPMLRHPLGLQRSLRPLKRRVDAPQGHELDERATADRIARLGAAPEWWLPVMRPARERWLRLNLVYDDGPTMPVWRPLIHELHTALAQSGVFRTVTPYRACPDGTVRGQGAHSPADGRTVTLLVSDCMGPQWREGPAGTLWYDTLRRWARRMPLAVVQPLPEHLWRDTALPTTPGRLTAPHPAAPSAALTFEPYERDVLAEREAGSEGRVPLPVLEPGPRWLANWAALLAAPGGSGFPSAVALLGRPPAASDERTDIGRLSAEELVLRFRATASPEAFRLAGHLAVGRPDLPVMRLVHAALEPDPRPRHLAEVILSGMLTSVPGPAGSYAFRPGVRDLLLRGLPRTARSRTTELLDRVGGLIDTRAGRARGEFRASTPSASGTETGTPDEAFATVRPESVQRLGGPSPDSLDSQDSPDSSDSPESPESPESPESPDRRPALRDRYRLGEQRGGSSSLWRAEDVERGEPVAVRLHLAPSTPERRRAFLRAAEALAALDHPNVVAVHDYGVEDDTRYLVMEHLDGIPLNSLASTGGYRLPAPLLVSLGAQLASGLEAMHEAGVPHGGLGMPRVMLLPDGTVKLTLFDLGDERAGPGDDLRALGGLLFHLASGVPAKSGLRVTADRLIALPAGLRNPYARILNRLMSPDPADQLQQNLHDLRDPGPLSLARSAHTPLRYTLLGPPSVSRGTGHPVATGSPQEQAMLCMLLLRHGRTVTRAELTEGIWGRAAAAPDRSAGLLGTYASRLRNALGPGVLAALPDGYALHTSADFVDVPHCRQLAERAEAERAAGNTEAARAHVGEALGLWRGPALDGVPGPAADTARTRLLRLRLSLCATRAELDLELRRFEQAAADLTGLVQEYPDREDFRRLHALAREGGPPAPRPAPAGQLRPVVVFEADDLTGRPEARITLEYAVHQILDRAALTPREIHVRDNGYVVLAEPGAYVLPVLVAVMRGLVEALAGLPDPPRFRVTFWHTPLFADDTEDPAVPPEVLAVRERSAADVVVVVSPAWYEEFAASSAALASPRFQPLHHDAPDGPPVAWYCPLSDSGPDAEERDLVRGPYISHDLGALGIPAPGRTAIVHTQPDGPLTLLNPAQPHGIRPPRPTTYYEVDLTTHQAFHSVSLPSSGKGAFAAAVELSWHVDDPVAFVRSETTRVSERLLDHLLEAAARITRRHPLRRAGAAQRSVNAGLGKWPVPGLSVTYAVQLTTEGAPPPAPQRSAPSPRPPSDLLADAEAVLLGFDGPVTRLFSAHAAREAALDLLAVAAEHRASKDGPTGREVFVHPLEVLRAFAHDDLAPLLRDRLDQLELTAVPDAPTTHNSIALVRTLHHSGRRVAVVTDVCEQAVQRYLEPYRLPLDGIHARSENLELLMPHPDCLLRALRSPGVPAPTGVLIGSTVAELTAAQQLGVHFIGLARNPTIDQRLREAGCEVTVPSLAPLLEAARSL; encoded by the coding sequence ATGCCTTCTGAGCGGCCCGGCTCCCCGGAAGCCCTGATCCGCCTCGCCCAGGTCCTGGCCGAGGCGGGCTCGGGCGTCCGCCCCACCCCGCTGGAACTCGCCGAACTCCTGTGGCTGGCCCGCCACATGGAGTCCCCGGCGGCCGACCCCGCGGCGCCGCCCGCCCCGGACCCCCGCCCCGAGGACGTACGACCGCCCGAAGCCGCCGAACAGCCGCCGCCCCCGCCCGCCGACGCCCGGTCCACACCCCCGCCCGGGCAGCCGCACGACCCGCCGCCCCGGCCGCCCCGCGCCCCGCTGCACCTGCCCGCCCAGCGGCCCCCCGACGCCACGGCCCGGCCCCACACCTCCCTGCTCGCCCCCGCGCCCCCGATGCTGCGCCACCCCCTGGGGCTGCAACGTTCCCTGCGTCCGCTCAAGCGCCGCGTCGACGCACCCCAGGGCCACGAACTGGACGAACGTGCCACCGCCGACCGCATCGCCCGCCTCGGCGCCGCCCCCGAGTGGTGGCTGCCGGTCATGCGTCCCGCGCGGGAGCGCTGGCTGCGCCTCAACCTGGTGTACGACGACGGGCCCACGATGCCCGTCTGGCGCCCCCTGATCCACGAACTGCACACCGCCCTGGCCCAGTCGGGCGTCTTCCGCACGGTGACCCCGTACCGGGCCTGCCCCGACGGCACGGTCCGCGGCCAGGGCGCGCACAGCCCCGCCGACGGCCGTACCGTCACCCTCCTGGTCAGCGACTGCATGGGCCCGCAGTGGCGGGAGGGTCCCGCGGGCACCCTCTGGTACGACACCCTGCGCCGCTGGGCACGCCGGATGCCCCTGGCCGTCGTACAGCCGCTCCCCGAGCACCTGTGGCGGGACACCGCTCTGCCGACGACACCGGGCCGGCTGACGGCGCCTCACCCGGCGGCTCCGTCGGCGGCGCTCACGTTCGAGCCGTACGAGCGGGACGTCCTGGCCGAGCGGGAGGCCGGGTCCGAAGGCCGGGTCCCGCTTCCCGTGCTGGAGCCGGGGCCGCGGTGGCTGGCGAACTGGGCCGCACTGCTCGCGGCGCCCGGGGGCAGCGGCTTCCCGTCCGCCGTCGCCCTGTTGGGCCGTCCGCCCGCCGCCTCCGACGAGCGCACCGACATAGGCCGGCTGTCCGCCGAGGAACTGGTGCTCCGGTTCCGCGCGACCGCCTCCCCGGAGGCGTTCCGCCTCGCCGGGCACCTCGCGGTGGGCCGCCCCGACCTGCCGGTCATGCGTCTGGTCCACGCCGCCCTGGAGCCGGACCCGCGTCCCCGGCACCTGGCCGAGGTGATCCTCAGCGGCATGCTCACCAGCGTCCCCGGACCGGCCGGCTCCTACGCGTTCCGGCCCGGCGTACGGGACCTGCTGCTGCGCGGCCTGCCCCGCACCGCCCGCAGCCGCACCACCGAACTCCTCGACCGGGTGGGCGGGTTGATCGACACCCGGGCCGGGCGGGCCCGCGGCGAGTTCCGGGCCTCGACCCCGTCGGCGTCCGGCACGGAGACAGGGACGCCGGACGAGGCGTTCGCCACGGTTCGGCCGGAGAGCGTACAACGGCTGGGGGGTCCGTCACCGGACTCGCTGGATTCCCAGGATTCCCCGGATTCTTCGGACTCGCCGGAGTCACCGGAGTCACCGGAGTCACCGGAGTCACCGGACCGGCGTCCGGCGCTTCGTGACCGCTATCGGCTGGGGGAACAGCGCGGCGGCAGCAGTTCCCTGTGGCGGGCCGAGGACGTCGAGCGGGGGGAGCCAGTGGCGGTACGGCTCCACCTCGCGCCGAGCACCCCCGAGCGCCGCCGGGCCTTCCTCCGGGCCGCCGAGGCCCTGGCAGCCCTCGACCACCCGAACGTGGTGGCCGTCCACGACTACGGAGTCGAGGACGACACCCGGTACCTCGTCATGGAGCACCTCGACGGCATCCCCCTCAACTCTCTCGCGTCCACCGGTGGTTACCGGCTTCCGGCGCCGCTTCTGGTGTCGCTGGGCGCGCAGCTCGCGAGCGGTCTGGAGGCCATGCACGAGGCCGGCGTCCCGCACGGCGGCCTCGGCATGCCCCGCGTGATGCTGCTGCCCGACGGAACGGTCAAGCTGACCCTCTTCGACCTCGGAGACGAGCGGGCCGGGCCGGGGGACGATCTCCGGGCGCTCGGCGGGCTGCTCTTCCACCTGGCGTCGGGCGTGCCGGCCAAGTCCGGGCTGCGCGTCACCGCCGACCGGCTCATCGCCCTTCCGGCCGGCCTGCGGAACCCGTACGCGAGGATCCTCAACCGGTTGATGTCCCCGGACCCCGCCGATCAGCTCCAGCAGAACCTGCACGACCTGCGCGATCCCGGCCCCCTCTCCCTGGCCCGATCCGCCCACACCCCGCTCCGCTACACCCTCCTCGGCCCGCCCTCCGTCAGCCGGGGCACCGGCCACCCCGTCGCCACCGGCTCCCCGCAGGAACAGGCCATGCTGTGCATGCTCCTGCTGCGGCACGGCCGCACGGTGACGCGTGCGGAGCTCACCGAGGGGATCTGGGGCCGGGCGGCGGCGGCCCCGGACCGATCCGCCGGCCTCCTGGGCACCTACGCGTCCCGGCTGCGCAACGCCCTGGGCCCCGGTGTCCTGGCCGCCCTTCCCGACGGCTACGCCCTGCACACCAGCGCGGACTTCGTGGACGTACCGCACTGCCGGCAACTCGCCGAGCGGGCCGAGGCGGAGCGCGCCGCGGGGAACACCGAGGCCGCCCGCGCCCACGTGGGCGAGGCCCTCGGCCTCTGGCGCGGGCCTGCCCTCGACGGCGTCCCCGGTCCGGCCGCGGACACCGCCCGCACCCGGCTGCTCCGGCTCCGTCTCTCCCTCTGCGCCACCCGCGCCGAACTCGACCTGGAACTGCGCCGGTTCGAGCAGGCGGCGGCGGACCTGACCGGCCTGGTCCAGGAGTATCCGGACCGCGAGGACTTCCGCCGTCTGCACGCCCTCGCACGCGAGGGAGGACCGCCCGCCCCCCGGCCCGCCCCGGCCGGGCAGCTGCGCCCGGTCGTCGTCTTCGAGGCCGACGACCTCACCGGCCGTCCCGAGGCCCGGATCACCCTCGAATACGCGGTGCACCAGATCCTCGACCGGGCCGCCCTCACCCCCCGCGAGATCCACGTCCGCGACAACGGCTACGTCGTGCTCGCCGAGCCCGGCGCCTACGTCCTGCCCGTGCTGGTGGCGGTCATGCGGGGGCTCGTCGAGGCCCTGGCCGGGCTGCCGGACCCGCCGCGGTTCCGGGTGACGTTCTGGCACACGCCGCTGTTCGCCGACGACACGGAGGACCCCGCCGTACCGCCGGAGGTGCTCGCGGTGCGGGAGCGGTCGGCCGCCGACGTCGTGGTGGTCGTCTCCCCCGCCTGGTACGAGGAGTTCGCCGCCAGTTCCGCCGCCCTCGCCTCGCCGCGCTTCCAGCCGCTGCACCACGACGCGCCGGACGGCCCGCCGGTCGCCTGGTACTGCCCGCTGTCGGACTCCGGCCCGGACGCCGAGGAACGGGACCTGGTGCGGGGTCCCTACATCAGTCACGATCTCGGCGCCCTGGGCATCCCCGCACCCGGCCGCACCGCCATCGTCCACACCCAGCCCGACGGCCCGCTCACGCTGCTCAACCCCGCCCAGCCGCACGGCATCCGGCCGCCGCGGCCGACCACGTACTACGAGGTCGACCTCACCACCCACCAGGCCTTCCACAGCGTGTCCCTGCCGAGTTCCGGCAAGGGCGCCTTCGCCGCCGCGGTCGAGCTGTCCTGGCACGTGGACGATCCGGTCGCCTTCGTCCGGAGCGAGACCACCCGGGTCTCCGAGCGGCTGCTCGACCATCTGCTGGAGGCGGCCGCGCGCATCACCCGCCGCCATCCGCTGCGCCGCGCGGGCGCGGCCCAGCGGTCGGTGAACGCGGGGCTGGGCAAATGGCCGGTACCGGGCCTGTCGGTGACCTACGCGGTCCAGCTGACCACGGAGGGGGCACCGCCACCGGCGCCGCAGCGGTCGGCTCCCTCACCGCGCCCGCCGTCGGACCTCCTCGCCGACGCCGAGGCCGTGCTGCTCGGCTTCGACGGGCCCGTCACCCGCCTGTTCTCGGCCCACGCCGCACGCGAGGCCGCCCTCGACCTGCTCGCCGTCGCCGCCGAACACCGGGCCTCGAAGGACGGGCCGACGGGGCGTGAGGTGTTCGTGCACCCGCTGGAGGTGCTCCGCGCCTTCGCCCACGACGACCTCGCGCCCCTCCTGCGGGATCGCCTCGACCAACTGGAACTGACGGCCGTCCCGGACGCGCCCACGACCCACAACTCCATCGCCCTCGTCCGCACGCTGCACCACTCCGGGCGCCGGGTCGCCGTGGTCACGGACGTCTGCGAACAGGCCGTACAACGCTATCTGGAGCCCTACCGGCTCCCGCTGGACGGCATCCACGCCCGCAGCGAGAACCTGGAACTGCTGATGCCCCACCCCGACTGCCTGCTGCGCGCCCTGCGTTCGCCCGGCGTGCCGGCGCCGACGGGTGTACTGATCGGCTCCACGGTCGCCGAACTCACCGCCGCCCAGCAGCTCGGCGTGCACTTCATCGGCCTCGCCCGCAATCCCACCATCGACCAGCGCCTGCGCGAGGCCGGCTGCGAGGTCACGGTCCCCTCGCTGGCTCCGCTGCTCGAAGCCGCCCGTTCCCTTTGA
- a CDS encoding AAA family ATPase: MPLWPVYTGTSEPHDGISRLPPPPPWRAFEGTPVLGLPQDGDGAATSPDRTHRAETYRATPQTVQLVNAALYLRRPLLVTGPPGTGKSSLVYAVARELRLGPVLRWNVTSRSTLHDGLYQYDPLSRLYAARQSPARTADGTPETGIEDHLRLGPLGTALLPYARPRALLIDEIDKSDLDLPNDLLNVLEEGQYEIPELVRTARRTPTAEVMIDGADERVPVAGGRVRCRAFPFVVLTSNGEREFPPAFLRRCVTLRLRQPEDGHLAAIVRAHFDEEPDAYAQTLITRFLSRVGGGDLATDQLLNAIYLARSSDLGTESLDELAEQLMPYLGETPQADAF; encoded by the coding sequence ATGCCCTTGTGGCCCGTCTACACCGGCACCAGCGAGCCGCACGACGGCATCAGCCGGCTGCCCCCGCCTCCGCCCTGGCGTGCCTTCGAGGGCACCCCGGTGCTCGGCCTGCCGCAGGACGGCGACGGCGCCGCCACCTCACCCGACCGCACCCACCGCGCCGAGACGTACCGGGCCACACCGCAGACCGTCCAGCTCGTCAACGCGGCGCTCTACCTGCGCCGCCCGCTGCTGGTGACGGGCCCGCCCGGCACCGGGAAGTCCTCGCTGGTCTACGCCGTCGCCCGCGAGCTGCGCCTCGGCCCGGTGCTGCGCTGGAACGTCACCAGCCGCAGCACCCTGCACGACGGCCTCTACCAGTACGACCCGCTGTCCCGGCTGTACGCGGCACGCCAGAGCCCCGCGCGCACCGCCGACGGCACCCCCGAGACCGGCATCGAGGACCATCTGCGGCTGGGCCCCCTGGGCACCGCCCTCCTGCCCTACGCCCGTCCCCGTGCCCTGCTCATCGACGAGATCGACAAGAGCGACCTGGACCTGCCGAACGACCTCCTCAACGTCCTGGAGGAGGGCCAGTACGAGATCCCGGAGCTGGTCCGCACCGCTCGCCGCACCCCCACGGCGGAGGTGATGATCGACGGCGCCGACGAGCGGGTCCCGGTGGCCGGCGGCCGGGTCCGCTGCCGTGCCTTCCCGTTCGTCGTCCTCACCAGCAACGGCGAGCGCGAGTTCCCGCCCGCCTTCCTGCGCCGCTGTGTCACCCTGCGCCTGCGGCAGCCCGAGGACGGCCACCTCGCCGCCATCGTCCGCGCCCACTTCGACGAGGAGCCCGACGCCTACGCGCAGACCCTGATCACCCGCTTCCTGTCCCGGGTGGGCGGCGGCGACCTGGCCACCGACCAGCTCCTCAACGCGATCTACCTGGCCCGTTCCTCCGACCTCGGCACCGAGTCCCTCGACGAGCTGGCGGAACAACTGATGCCGTACCTGGGCGAGACCCCGCAGGCCGATGCCTTCTGA